Proteins encoded by one window of Rattus rattus isolate New Zealand chromosome 10, Rrattus_CSIRO_v1, whole genome shotgun sequence:
- the Cd34 gene encoding hematopoietic progenitor cell antigen CD34 isoform X1: MPVHRGARAGLLLPWGWVALCLMSLLHLNNLTSVASENSTQGIFPPVPTNESTEESITSSIPGSTSHYLIGQDSNKTTPAISETTVNFTATPGTPSGSGTPHTFSQPQTYPTVTLPTTSDSTSTPEMTWNSSLPSVNVSDYSPNNVSSEMISTTEPYAHTSSSVPSIIKGDIKCSGIRGVPFTQGICLELSEASSCEEFKKEKGEELIQILCKKEEAEADAGASVCSLNLAQSEVRPECLLMVLANSTELSSKLQLMEKHQSDLRKLGIQSFNKQDLGSHQSYSRKTLIALVTSGVLLAILGTTGYFLMNRRSWSPTGERLGEDPYYTENGGGQGYSSGPGASPETQGKANVTRGAQENGTGQATSRNGHSARQHVVADTEL, encoded by the exons ATGCCGGTCCACAGGGGCGCGCGCGCGGGTCTCCTGCTGCCGTGGGGCTGGGTAGCTCTCTGCCTGATGAGTCTGCTGC ATCTAAATAACTTGACTTCTGTTGCCTCGGAGAATTCTACCCAAGGAATATTTCCACCAGTTCCTACAAATGAGTCCACTGAGGAGAGTATCACATCAAGCATCCCTGGAAGTACCAGCCACTACTTGATTGGTCAGGATAGCAATAAGACCACACCAGCCATCTCAG AGACCACGGTCAACTTTACAGCTACCCCTGGGACCCCTTCAGGCTCTGGAACTCCACACACTTTTTCACAACCACAGACTTACCCAACCGTCACACTGCCTACTACTTCAGACAGTACTTCCACTCCAGagatgacctggaactccagcCTGCCATCTGTAAATGTTTCTGATTATTCACCTAATAATGTCAGCTCTGAGATGAtatcaaccactgagccatatgcTCACACATCATCTTCTGTCCCAAGTATTATTAAG GGAGACATCAAATGTTCAGGAATCCGAGGAGTGCCATTTACTCAGGGCATCTGCCTGGAACTAAGTGAAGCATCTAGTTGT gaggagtttaaaaaggaaaagggagaagagctAATTCAAATACTGTGTAAAAAGGAGGAGGCTGAGGCCGACGCTGGTGCTAGTGTCTGCTCCTTGAATCTAGCCCAGTCTGAGGTTAGGCCTGAGTGTTTGCTGATGGTCTTGGCCAATAGCACAG AACTTTCCAGCAAACTCCAGCTTATGGAAAAGCACCAGTCTGACTTGAGAAAG CTGGGGATCCAAAGCTTCAATAAACAAGACCTTGGGAGCCACCAGAGCTATTCCCGAAAGACTCTGATTGCATTGGTTACCTCGGGAGTCCTGCTGGCCATCTTGGGCACCACCGGCTATTTCCTGATGAACCGCCGCAGTTGGAGTCCCACAGGAGAAAGGCTG GGTGAAGACCCTTATTACACGGAGAATGGTGGAGGCCAGGGCTATAGCTCAGGACCTGGGGCCTCCCCTGAGACTCAGGGAAAGGCCAATGTGACCCGAGGGGCTCAGGAGAACGGGACCGGCCAGGCCACTTCCAGAAACGGCCATTCAGCAAGACAACATGTGGTGGCTGACACAGAACTGTGA
- the Cd34 gene encoding hematopoietic progenitor cell antigen CD34 isoform X2 produces the protein MPVHRGARAGLLLPWGWVALCLMSLLHLNNLTSVASENSTQGIFPPVPTNESTEESITSSIPGSTSHYLIGQDSNKTTPAISETTVNFTATPGTPSGSGTPHTFSQPQTYPTVTLPTTSDSTSTPEMTWNSSLPSVNVSDYSPNNVSSEMISTTEPYAHTSSSVPSIIKGDIKCSGIRGVPFTQGICLELSEASSCEEFKKEKGEELIQILCKKEEAEADAGASVCSLNLAQSEVRPECLLMVLANSTELSSKLQLMEKHQSDLRKLGIQSFNKQDLGSHQSYSRKTLIALVTSGVLLAILGTTGYFLMNRRSWSPTGERLELEP, from the exons ATGCCGGTCCACAGGGGCGCGCGCGCGGGTCTCCTGCTGCCGTGGGGCTGGGTAGCTCTCTGCCTGATGAGTCTGCTGC ATCTAAATAACTTGACTTCTGTTGCCTCGGAGAATTCTACCCAAGGAATATTTCCACCAGTTCCTACAAATGAGTCCACTGAGGAGAGTATCACATCAAGCATCCCTGGAAGTACCAGCCACTACTTGATTGGTCAGGATAGCAATAAGACCACACCAGCCATCTCAG AGACCACGGTCAACTTTACAGCTACCCCTGGGACCCCTTCAGGCTCTGGAACTCCACACACTTTTTCACAACCACAGACTTACCCAACCGTCACACTGCCTACTACTTCAGACAGTACTTCCACTCCAGagatgacctggaactccagcCTGCCATCTGTAAATGTTTCTGATTATTCACCTAATAATGTCAGCTCTGAGATGAtatcaaccactgagccatatgcTCACACATCATCTTCTGTCCCAAGTATTATTAAG GGAGACATCAAATGTTCAGGAATCCGAGGAGTGCCATTTACTCAGGGCATCTGCCTGGAACTAAGTGAAGCATCTAGTTGT gaggagtttaaaaaggaaaagggagaagagctAATTCAAATACTGTGTAAAAAGGAGGAGGCTGAGGCCGACGCTGGTGCTAGTGTCTGCTCCTTGAATCTAGCCCAGTCTGAGGTTAGGCCTGAGTGTTTGCTGATGGTCTTGGCCAATAGCACAG AACTTTCCAGCAAACTCCAGCTTATGGAAAAGCACCAGTCTGACTTGAGAAAG CTGGGGATCCAAAGCTTCAATAAACAAGACCTTGGGAGCCACCAGAGCTATTCCCGAAAGACTCTGATTGCATTGGTTACCTCGGGAGTCCTGCTGGCCATCTTGGGCACCACCGGCTATTTCCTGATGAACCGCCGCAGTTGGAGTCCCACAGGAGAAAGGCTG GAACTGGAACCTTGA